In the Leptolyngbya sp. SIO1E4 genome, one interval contains:
- a CDS encoding DUF5132 domain-containing protein yields the protein MLGAHQEPIGLRSRVAELASNPNTKALVVGATAVAVTPLVLPLVKPALKATIKTGVTLYEKAKMALSETGELLADVAAEARAEVQADSQKKTSLQAATSSPEANATE from the coding sequence ATGTTAGGTGCACATCAAGAACCCATTGGGCTGAGAAGTCGGGTAGCAGAATTGGCAAGCAACCCCAACACCAAAGCCCTAGTCGTTGGGGCCACAGCCGTCGCCGTCACGCCGTTGGTCTTGCCCCTGGTGAAGCCCGCCCTCAAAGCCACGATCAAAACAGGGGTGACCTTGTATGAAAAGGCAAAAATGGCCCTCTCAGAAACGGGTGAACTGTTAGCGGACGTCGCAGCTGAAGCTAGGGCCGAAGTCCAGGCAGATTCCCAGAAAAAAACAAGCCTTCAGGCAGCAACTTCATCTCCCGAGGCTAACGCAACAGAGTAG
- a CDS encoding YwiC-like family protein, translated as MTSTTTPPSLSPHAPPWYRPTVSPEHGVYVMLVMSFLTGAAAAQQWTGATTLALICAFFGFQAEHPLVLQIKQRKSWKPRFLIWLGIYGGVAGAIALWLGWQSQHLLPLLLIYGGVIAALIVDMVSVWHRQQKSVLNELVTFAAICLSAPLAYIATVGTLSTGAIALWLLNALFFSSAIFTVKLRKTKTASIIPGLVFHTVATAIVLALWFVGWLSPITASAFGVVLLKFMLILGRKHWYCTTQIQQVALLETSSSFLFLAIAALSLLPAHLPSLE; from the coding sequence ATGACGTCCACTACAACTCCGCCCTCTCTTTCCCCCCATGCCCCACCCTGGTATCGCCCTACAGTTTCTCCAGAGCATGGGGTTTATGTGATGCTGGTGATGTCTTTCCTCACGGGGGCAGCGGCAGCCCAGCAGTGGACTGGGGCGACAACCCTGGCCCTTATCTGTGCGTTTTTTGGATTTCAGGCTGAGCACCCACTGGTCTTGCAAATCAAGCAGCGCAAAAGTTGGAAACCGCGATTTTTAATATGGTTGGGTATTTACGGCGGCGTGGCCGGGGCGATCGCCCTCTGGCTGGGGTGGCAAAGTCAGCATTTGCTGCCCCTACTGCTCATCTATGGTGGGGTGATCGCAGCCTTGATCGTCGATATGGTTTCAGTGTGGCACCGTCAACAGAAATCAGTGCTCAATGAACTGGTAACGTTTGCAGCCATTTGTTTATCTGCACCGCTTGCCTACATCGCAACCGTAGGCACACTTTCAACGGGGGCGATCGCCCTCTGGCTGCTCAACGCACTGTTTTTTTCCAGCGCCATTTTCACGGTGAAACTACGCAAAACCAAAACTGCTTCCATCATTCCAGGTCTGGTTTTTCACACGGTTGCCACGGCCATCGTTTTAGCCCTTTGGTTTGTGGGTTGGCTATCCCCCATCACGGCTTCTGCCTTTGGGGTGGTGTTGCTAAAGTTCATGTTGATTCTGGGGCGTAAGCACTGGTACTGCACCACCCAAATCCAGCAGGTGGCACTGCTAGAAACCAGCTCCAGTTTTTTGTTTTTAGCGATCGCGGCCCTCTCTCTGCTGCCAGCCCATCTCCCCAGCCTTGAATAA
- a CDS encoding cupin domain-containing protein, whose translation MTTSLLSPEATFTQLKTHLEYPQSGVLSQIIVKDETCQYSLFCLAADTEISEHTATRNATIHVIDGSGVLTLNGKKIALEPGVFIFMPAHAPHALETTSNLAFILTLSSPNSGRS comes from the coding sequence ATGACCACCTCCTTACTCTCTCCAGAAGCTACGTTTACCCAACTTAAAACCCACCTCGAATATCCTCAATCCGGTGTACTTAGCCAGATAATTGTGAAAGATGAAACCTGTCAGTACAGCTTGTTCTGTTTGGCGGCTGATACTGAGATTTCAGAACACACAGCCACTCGCAATGCCACCATTCACGTCATTGATGGCAGCGGAGTGCTGACGCTCAATGGTAAAAAAATTGCGCTGGAACCGGGTGTCTTCATCTTTATGCCAGCCCATGCCCCCCATGCACTGGAAACGACATCAAATCTGGCATTTATCCTCACGCTGTCATCTCCAAACTCAGGGAGGTCTTGA
- a CDS encoding class I SAM-dependent methyltransferase yields the protein MTQTQLNLKTAPGHQVLAAAGKQILRPGGRAATEQLFSWANFQPGETVLELAASFGNSAIALAQRYGVRVVGIEKNPDSVARARANVAAAGLSDQIEIIEGNIFHLETITEQFDYVLAEAILTMQSAAGKAKILAGICDRLKPNGQFLSHELLANGPNTATIYQDLAATIRVNANPLSVEDWIAACQQAGLTVQQSHTGSMALLKPHRIAQEEGLSTLLTIGWNMLTRPIIRQRILSMRAVFNRHRQHLGHVVLCAGKVGG from the coding sequence ATGACTCAGACTCAGCTCAATCTTAAGACTGCTCCCGGTCACCAGGTTCTGGCTGCAGCCGGCAAGCAAATTCTCCGTCCTGGCGGTCGTGCGGCAACTGAACAGCTCTTTTCCTGGGCCAACTTTCAGCCAGGCGAAACAGTGCTTGAATTAGCAGCTAGCTTTGGCAACAGCGCCATTGCTTTGGCTCAGCGTTACGGAGTGCGAGTGGTAGGTATCGAAAAAAATCCTGACAGCGTGGCCCGGGCACGCGCCAATGTCGCCGCAGCAGGTTTGAGTGATCAGATAGAGATTATTGAAGGCAACATTTTTCATCTGGAAACCATCACCGAACAGTTCGACTATGTGCTGGCAGAAGCGATTCTCACCATGCAGTCTGCTGCGGGGAAAGCCAAGATCTTGGCGGGAATTTGCGATCGCCTCAAGCCCAATGGCCAGTTTTTGAGTCATGAATTACTCGCCAACGGCCCCAACACCGCCACCATCTATCAAGACTTAGCCGCTACGATTCGAGTAAACGCAAACCCCCTTTCTGTCGAGGATTGGATTGCGGCGTGCCAGCAGGCTGGCTTAACAGTGCAGCAGTCCCATACAGGGTCTATGGCGCTACTAAAACCCCACCGCATCGCCCAAGAAGAAGGACTTTCCACCCTGCTCACCATAGGCTGGAATATGCTCACCCGTCCCATCATTCGCCAACGGATTCTCTCAATGCGAGCCGTGTTTAACCGTCACCGTCAACACCTCGGGCATGTGGTGCTCTGTGCGGGGAAGGTAGGGGGGTAA
- a CDS encoding Crp/Fnr family transcriptional regulator: MSRFVDAAQLQQIPLFAQLEPALLEPLAAQSTVKTYAVDEVVFHEGDELPACLHVLMAGTLRIAKIAESGKETILRLLPAGEVFAAPALFGDGKAPATVTAMESAVVLRLEQTALLESFSQHPELALHLLCVFNQRLQQLHDRVHGLVSKRAIVRLVHYLEHVAADRGTVAVAAGERLRSPLTYYQIARSIGITYEECVRLFKQLQPAVTYQRGGVITIANRQQLTEKGHELI; the protein is encoded by the coding sequence ATGTCACGCTTCGTGGATGCTGCCCAGCTTCAACAAATTCCGCTGTTTGCCCAGCTAGAGCCCGCTCTCCTAGAACCGCTAGCGGCGCAAAGCACAGTGAAAACCTACGCCGTGGATGAGGTGGTGTTTCATGAAGGGGATGAACTGCCCGCTTGCTTGCATGTGCTGATGGCAGGCACTCTCCGTATCGCCAAAATTGCGGAGTCGGGTAAGGAAACGATCCTGCGCCTACTTCCTGCTGGCGAGGTGTTTGCAGCGCCTGCCCTGTTTGGTGATGGTAAAGCTCCAGCCACCGTCACGGCCATGGAGTCAGCAGTTGTCCTAAGGCTGGAGCAAACAGCCTTGTTAGAGAGTTTTTCTCAGCATCCAGAACTGGCGCTGCACCTGCTATGCGTGTTTAACCAGAGGCTGCAACAGCTGCATGACCGAGTCCATGGGTTGGTGTCGAAGCGAGCCATTGTGCGCCTGGTGCACTATCTAGAACATGTTGCAGCGGACAGGGGCACGGTGGCGGTGGCGGCAGGGGAGCGGCTGCGATCGCCGCTGACTTATTATCAGATCGCTCGCAGTATTGGCATTACCTATGAAGAATGTGTGCGCCTGTTTAAACAGCTTCAACCGGCAGTGACCTATCAACGAGGGGGTGTTATCACGATTGCCAATCGACAGCAGCTCACTGAAAAGGGCCATGAGTTAATTTGA
- a CDS encoding mechanosensitive ion channel: MRHLLDTIQQVLETPFLSIGNSSLTLSAIAQFMLSLLIALLFSLGFKRVFANQILSRFGLKQGTRESIATVTGYGLGALICLMLLQALGINLASVAVLAGSLGIGIGFGLQDITRNFTSGIAMLVEQKLKVGDFIEWEGLSGYIVEISLRATVIRTITQRHIVIPNSKLVGSQVINWTYNNTKGWVPVYVSVAHESDPVVVIEALLDSAYLEETVSYEYPPEVYFSDFGQNSLDFVLWIWVDRVDLKHKTESSLRFIIDQNLRQHHIRLASPRYDLWHRNPNVVVQSSIAEYEDHAQLHHAALTLSDTYPKPVAVRDLLRQIPYFAQCSIVELRKLVEIGHRRRLEIGEVLFKTGDPGDAFYIILSGAVSYTLDGSDQSTVMTAGQFIGEFSLMLSIPRTVTVKAIEDTTVFAISPQGFKQILQSQPRLYDLIVQELGRHEAELTQQKRRLRELGLINNEYDKNPVAWIQKKLEKLFSLKPD, translated from the coding sequence ATGCGCCATCTCCTGGATACCATTCAACAAGTTCTAGAAACCCCCTTTTTAAGCATTGGCAATTCGTCTTTAACGCTGAGTGCGATCGCTCAGTTTATGCTGTCTTTGCTCATAGCTCTGCTGTTTTCCCTGGGCTTTAAACGCGTTTTTGCCAATCAAATCTTGAGCCGATTTGGTTTAAAGCAGGGTACGCGAGAATCTATCGCTACGGTTACAGGCTACGGCTTGGGTGCCCTCATTTGCCTGATGCTGCTGCAAGCCCTCGGTATCAACTTGGCCTCTGTTGCTGTCTTAGCCGGTAGCCTGGGCATTGGCATTGGGTTTGGGCTACAAGATATTACCCGCAACTTTACCAGCGGCATTGCCATGTTGGTAGAACAAAAGCTCAAAGTGGGTGACTTTATTGAATGGGAAGGGCTCTCGGGCTACATTGTTGAAATTTCCCTGCGAGCTACAGTGATTCGCACCATTACCCAGCGACACATTGTCATCCCTAATAGCAAACTGGTTGGTAGCCAGGTCATCAATTGGACCTATAACAACACCAAGGGGTGGGTGCCTGTTTATGTGAGCGTGGCCCATGAGAGCGACCCTGTTGTGGTGATTGAAGCCCTGTTAGATTCTGCCTATTTGGAGGAAACCGTCTCCTATGAATATCCGCCAGAGGTCTATTTCTCTGACTTTGGCCAAAATTCCTTAGACTTCGTGCTGTGGATCTGGGTTGACCGGGTAGATCTGAAGCATAAAACCGAAAGTTCCCTGCGCTTCATCATCGATCAGAACCTGCGGCAGCACCACATTCGCCTGGCGTCTCCCCGGTATGATTTGTGGCATCGCAATCCTAATGTGGTGGTGCAGTCTTCCATAGCAGAGTATGAAGACCATGCTCAGCTACACCATGCAGCTCTAACGTTGAGTGACACTTACCCGAAACCCGTCGCCGTGCGCGACCTGCTGCGGCAGATTCCATACTTTGCTCAATGCAGCATTGTTGAGTTGCGCAAACTTGTCGAAATTGGCCACCGCAGACGCCTAGAGATTGGTGAAGTGCTGTTCAAAACTGGGGATCCTGGCGATGCGTTTTACATCATTTTGTCGGGGGCTGTCAGCTACACCCTCGACGGCAGCGATCAATCGACAGTGATGACGGCGGGGCAGTTCATCGGTGAATTCTCGCTCATGTTGAGCATTCCCCGCACGGTGACGGTCAAAGCTATTGAAGACACCACGGTCTTTGCCATTAGCCCTCAAGGGTTCAAACAAATTTTGCAAAGTCAGCCCCGACTCTACGACTTGATTGTTCAAGAACTGGGGCGTCACGAAGCTGAACTGACCCAGCAGAAGCGTCGTCTGCGAGAGCTGGGACTCATTAACAATGAATACGATAAGAACCCTGTGGCCTGGATACAAAAGAAGCTAGAAAAATTGTTTTCTCTGAAACCTGATTAG
- a CDS encoding glycosyltransferase family 2 protein — MVTQATALDDILVIIPALNEAATIGRVIQTLQTVGLSRIRVVDNGSRDRTPEIAADAGADVIYEPIKGYGQACWRGLQGVDSDIEWILFCDADGSDDLSQLPELLAQRADFDFILGNRRGTAAGRGNLTPVQNFGNGLASTLIYWGWGYRYHDLGPLRLIRRRAIEQIQMRDRGFGWTVEMQARAVECELQICELPVNYRPRQGGQSKISGTLSGSVKAGTIILITLAVLYARTFDVRTFDAQTLRETPAPHHLNSKLQNSAPPPGDRIHEHPPENISENSPPPPWINRLLLGLSTVFLICGAVWSLPHGDFLNEPTAVPQFWWGMGAMGVGFVLAWGLRSVTASWFWGVAIATRIVLLAMHPGDDIWRYLWEGYIQTQGFSPYDYAPNAEILAPLRTAWWSQINHPDVSAIYPPVTQFGFRLLASLAPSVLLFKAALTAADLGICWLLSQRFGYLATLLYAWNPLVIYSFAGGGHYDSWFLLPVVAAWLWFERPYARSLTPVPPLFHWLGSAFLIGVSIAVKWISLPILSFLAWQSLRRGKGMLMVGVVLMGLMPLVVSALPFCNLQACPLIPTGSVFVNYGRSADLIPYWVADIWPPSRWENWLYAIPLGLVVVWLLLRTRQFGQFAEWYVIGLLVLSPIVHGWYFTWLVPFGVASRNLGIRLVSLSAFIYFALPHRIALDNPSWVLTQSERWSLWLPFVIGVFWTALSQTFSQRSLRQSSASFRSM, encoded by the coding sequence ATGGTGACACAGGCAACCGCTTTAGACGATATTCTCGTCATTATCCCGGCCCTCAATGAAGCAGCCACCATTGGTAGGGTGATTCAAACACTCCAGACGGTGGGCCTGTCACGGATTCGAGTGGTCGACAATGGCAGCCGCGATCGCACCCCAGAAATCGCGGCCGACGCGGGTGCCGACGTCATTTATGAACCCATCAAAGGCTACGGGCAGGCCTGCTGGCGCGGCTTGCAGGGGGTTGACTCCGACATTGAGTGGATTTTGTTCTGCGATGCCGATGGCAGTGATGACCTGAGCCAGCTGCCTGAACTACTGGCGCAACGGGCAGACTTCGACTTTATTTTGGGGAACCGACGCGGGACGGCTGCCGGACGGGGAAATCTAACCCCTGTGCAGAACTTCGGCAACGGGCTGGCATCAACGCTGATTTATTGGGGCTGGGGCTATCGATATCATGACCTTGGCCCCCTGCGGTTAATCAGGCGGCGGGCCATCGAACAGATTCAGATGCGCGATCGCGGCTTTGGCTGGACGGTTGAAATGCAGGCCAGAGCTGTGGAATGTGAGCTGCAAATTTGTGAGCTGCCGGTCAACTATCGACCGCGCCAAGGGGGACAGTCCAAGATTTCAGGAACGCTTTCGGGCAGCGTTAAGGCTGGCACCATCATTCTGATCACGCTGGCCGTTCTGTATGCCCGCACCTTTGATGTCCGCACCTTTGATGCCCAAACTTTAAGAGAGACACCAGCTCCCCATCACCTAAACTCCAAACTCCAAAATTCTGCCCCTCCACCCGGCGATCGCATTCACGAGCACCCCCCTGAGAATATCTCTGAAAATTCCCCGCCTCCCCCGTGGATCAATCGCCTGCTCCTGGGGCTCAGTACCGTTTTCTTGATCTGCGGTGCTGTCTGGAGCCTACCCCACGGCGATTTCCTGAACGAGCCGACAGCGGTACCTCAGTTCTGGTGGGGTATGGGGGCCATGGGGGTAGGGTTTGTGCTGGCTTGGGGGCTGCGGTCAGTGACGGCGAGCTGGTTTTGGGGAGTGGCGATCGCCACTCGAATCGTCTTACTGGCCATGCACCCTGGCGACGATATTTGGCGTTATCTCTGGGAGGGGTACATTCAAACCCAGGGCTTTAGCCCCTATGACTATGCTCCCAACGCAGAAATATTAGCCCCCTTGAGAACTGCCTGGTGGTCACAGATTAATCACCCCGACGTCTCAGCCATTTATCCGCCAGTGACTCAGTTTGGGTTTCGCCTGTTGGCTAGCCTGGCGCCGTCAGTGCTTTTGTTTAAGGCTGCCCTAACCGCTGCAGACTTGGGCATCTGCTGGCTGCTGAGCCAGCGGTTTGGCTATTTAGCCACCCTCCTCTACGCCTGGAACCCCCTGGTGATTTATAGCTTTGCTGGGGGTGGGCACTACGATAGCTGGTTTCTATTACCGGTAGTGGCGGCATGGCTTTGGTTTGAACGCCCCTACGCGCGATCGCTCACCCCTGTGCCCCCGCTATTTCACTGGCTCGGGAGTGCCTTTTTGATTGGCGTCAGCATCGCTGTGAAATGGATATCGCTGCCGATTTTGAGTTTCCTGGCCTGGCAGAGTCTGCGGCGAGGGAAAGGGATGCTGATGGTGGGTGTGGTGTTGATGGGTTTGATGCCGCTGGTTGTGAGCGCGCTGCCCTTTTGCAACTTGCAGGCTTGTCCGCTCATTCCTACAGGGTCTGTTTTTGTTAACTATGGGCGCAGTGCTGACTTGATTCCTTATTGGGTGGCAGACATTTGGCCCCCTTCTCGTTGGGAAAACTGGCTCTATGCCATCCCCCTGGGGCTAGTGGTGGTCTGGCTGCTGCTGCGAACCCGGCAGTTTGGGCAGTTTGCCGAGTGGTATGTGATTGGTTTGCTGGTGCTGTCGCCCATTGTCCATGGTTGGTACTTTACCTGGCTGGTGCCCTTTGGTGTTGCTAGCCGCAACCTGGGTATTCGCCTGGTCAGCCTTTCGGCATTCATTTACTTTGCCCTGCCTCACCGGATCGCTTTAGACAACCCCAGCTGGGTGCTGACCCAGAGCGAGCGGTGGAGTTTGTGGTTGCCCTTTGTCATTGGGGTGTTTTGGACAGCGCTGTCTCAAACGTTTTCTCAGAGGTCTCTCAGGCAAAGTTCAGCTTCATTCCGTTCTATGTAG
- a CDS encoding DUF547 domain-containing protein, with protein MMKNAILGLSLISVLLGSCSVGVPTAQPESATLAADAELDMDTAYETYREVLETYVDETGMIDYAALQQDRQALDEVNAAIAIVSDETYNSWTEAEQIAYWVNAYNSITLASIINQEPIKASIKDIPGVWRITKHPVQSDNKTLDNIEHQELRANFNEPRIHAALVCAAISCPPLRTEPFTGESLDAQLDDQVEKFLAKPDGLRIDQAEGKVYLSTIFEWFGEDWIPTYGTDEGFTGSASERAVLNFISNYVSEEEKAYLMAGDYQVSYINYDWSLNSQR; from the coding sequence ATGATGAAGAATGCAATTTTAGGTTTGTCGCTGATATCTGTTCTGTTAGGAAGCTGTTCTGTGGGGGTGCCCACGGCCCAGCCAGAAAGCGCGACGCTAGCAGCGGATGCTGAGCTAGATATGGATACTGCCTATGAAACTTATAGAGAAGTCTTAGAGACCTATGTGGATGAGACCGGGATGATCGATTATGCGGCGCTGCAGCAGGATCGGCAGGCGTTAGATGAGGTGAACGCCGCGATCGCGATCGTCAGCGACGAAACCTACAATAGCTGGACTGAAGCCGAACAAATTGCCTATTGGGTTAATGCTTACAATTCCATCACGTTGGCTTCCATCATTAATCAAGAACCGATAAAAGCCAGTATTAAAGATATTCCAGGGGTCTGGCGCATCACGAAGCACCCGGTACAAAGTGATAACAAAACGCTAGATAACATTGAGCACCAGGAATTGCGGGCTAATTTTAATGAGCCCCGCATCCATGCAGCGCTGGTCTGTGCTGCAATTAGCTGCCCGCCTTTGCGTACAGAGCCTTTCACCGGAGAATCTTTGGATGCACAGCTAGATGACCAGGTCGAAAAGTTTTTGGCGAAGCCTGACGGATTGAGAATTGATCAGGCGGAAGGCAAAGTGTATCTATCCACTATCTTTGAGTGGTTTGGGGAGGATTGGATTCCGACCTACGGCACGGATGAAGGGTTTACAGGCAGCGCTTCAGAGCGCGCCGTTCTGAATTTTATTAGCAACTATGTCAGCGAGGAAGAGAAGGCGTACTTAATGGCGGGTGACTATCAGGTGAGCTACATAAACTATGACTGGTCACTGAATAGTCAGCGTTGA
- a CDS encoding TIGR04282 family arsenosugar biosynthesis glycosyltransferase has product MTSSKNRLILFTRYPEAGKTKTRLIPYLGAEKAADLQRQMTEHIVGTTRPLQVEGNLSMEVHFSGGSLGQMRNWLGTELAYRPQHNGDLGRRLQRAFEQGFRTHLERIVVIGADCPEITSHHLEQAFHQLKSHDVVLGPAQDGGYYLVGLSKTCAELFHGIAWGTEQVFRQTVAIARRLNLSLATLETLRDVDHPEDISIWSLCFSKLQSRQS; this is encoded by the coding sequence ATGACTTCATCTAAAAACCGTCTTATTCTATTCACTCGCTATCCAGAAGCTGGCAAGACCAAAACCCGTTTAATCCCTTATCTGGGGGCTGAAAAGGCAGCAGATTTACAGCGGCAAATGACAGAACATATTGTCGGAACGACTCGCCCATTACAGGTAGAAGGCAACCTGTCGATGGAGGTTCATTTTTCCGGGGGGTCTCTGGGGCAGATGCGAAACTGGTTAGGAACTGAATTGGCCTACCGACCCCAGCACAATGGGGATTTGGGTCGTCGTTTGCAGCGAGCCTTTGAACAGGGGTTTCGTACTCATTTAGAGCGCATTGTGGTCATTGGGGCCGATTGCCCTGAGATTACATCTCACCATTTAGAGCAGGCATTTCATCAGCTAAAAAGCCATGATGTAGTGCTAGGGCCTGCTCAAGATGGCGGCTATTATCTGGTGGGGTTGAGCAAAACCTGTGCTGAATTGTTCCATGGCATTGCCTGGGGAACAGAACAGGTCTTTCGGCAGACAGTGGCGATCGCACGTCGCCTCAACCTGTCTTTAGCAACCCTGGAAACTCTGCGTGATGTGGATCACCCAGAAGATATTTCTATTTGGTCCCTTTGTTTCTCTAAACTGCAATCGCGCCAATCTTGA
- a CDS encoding DMT family transporter, producing MTRQPSFLQPSGRLYLLIAIVIFGAANAITRRLTDLGAEHLINGRNPISFCNVLFVGNLCALALMLIIYQHQWRLPALKQINGRQWLTLTVVAILSSAVVPTLIFTALSVTAVNNVILIGQIDTPLVLALSVWLLGDRVNAWVIGGALISFIGVALTVLIQSPGGDMASMGMGLEIGLGEFLTLLAAVFKAIANLISKVSLKQVPLGIFNVFRMLVGTVVFFGATVVLYGAEHFMDVTSRFLWQWMLLYSAVIVVGGQLAWFSGLKQSTASEISLATAFNPLAGVLAAYLILGDVPTVGQYIGGAVILGGIALNQIGVQRLNATVPEQRPTPKEMNEKIAFKGI from the coding sequence ATGACAAGACAGCCAAGTTTCTTGCAGCCCTCTGGACGCCTCTATCTCTTGATTGCCATTGTGATCTTTGGGGCAGCAAATGCCATAACCCGTCGGCTCACTGATCTGGGTGCAGAGCATTTAATTAATGGGCGCAATCCAATTTCTTTTTGCAATGTCCTCTTTGTCGGTAATTTGTGTGCCCTGGCCCTAATGTTGATCATTTACCAACATCAGTGGCGCTTGCCTGCACTGAAGCAAATTAATGGACGGCAATGGCTGACCCTCACTGTCGTGGCCATTTTAAGCTCAGCCGTTGTCCCCACGCTGATTTTCACAGCGCTTTCGGTTACTGCCGTTAACAACGTCATTTTGATTGGGCAAATTGATACGCCTCTGGTGTTAGCGCTGTCGGTTTGGCTCTTAGGAGATCGGGTGAATGCCTGGGTGATTGGCGGTGCTTTGATCTCGTTTATTGGGGTAGCGCTGACGGTTTTGATTCAGTCGCCAGGAGGCGACATGGCGTCGATGGGCATGGGCCTGGAAATTGGCCTAGGCGAGTTTCTGACGCTCCTGGCTGCGGTATTTAAGGCGATTGCGAATCTGATCAGTAAGGTCAGCCTCAAACAGGTTCCGCTGGGTATTTTTAATGTGTTTAGAATGCTGGTCGGCACCGTTGTTTTCTTTGGGGCAACGGTTGTGCTGTACGGGGCCGAGCACTTTATGGATGTGACCTCTCGGTTTTTATGGCAATGGATGTTGCTGTACAGTGCCGTCATTGTGGTGGGTGGCCAGCTGGCCTGGTTTAGTGGCTTAAAACAGAGTACGGCTAGTGAAATCTCATTAGCCACGGCCTTTAATCCGCTAGCTGGGGTGTTGGCTGCTTACCTTATTTTGGGAGATGTACCCACGGTAGGCCAGTACATTGGCGGTGCCGTCATTTTAGGGGGTATTGCGCTCAATCAAATTGGCGTGCAGCGTCTGAATGCGACCGTGCCAGAACAGCGACCCACGCCCAAAGAAATGAATGAAAAAATTGCCTTTAAGGGGATTTGA
- a CDS encoding helix-turn-helix domain-containing protein: protein MARPLKLDIQESQAELKALLGKQKTAQGKERVQALYLLKGEHVDTITDLAERLGRHRVTVQKWLALYRQGGMAALLHHRPPSGRQSSIPTWAVESLKERLTEPQSFGSYYAVQQWLHESLGVRASYAAVYRLVHDKLRAKLKGAKR from the coding sequence ATGGCTAGACCGCTAAAGCTCGACATTCAAGAAAGCCAAGCCGAACTCAAAGCCCTTTTAGGAAAACAGAAAACTGCTCAGGGCAAAGAACGAGTGCAGGCGCTGTATCTGCTCAAAGGCGAGCATGTTGACACCATTACAGACCTGGCTGAGCGTTTAGGGCGACATCGTGTCACGGTGCAAAAATGGCTTGCCCTCTATCGCCAAGGGGGCATGGCTGCCTTGCTACACCATCGCCCTCCGAGCGGTCGGCAAAGCTCGATTCCAACGTGGGCGGTAGAGTCTTTGAAGGAACGTTTGACGGAGCCCCAGAGCTTTGGCAGTTATTACGCTGTGCAGCAATGGCTGCATGAGAGCTTAGGGGTCAGGGCTTCTTATGCTGCCGTTTATCGGTTAGTGCACGATAAACTCAGAGCCAAATTGAAGGGGGCCAAACGCTAA
- a CDS encoding GntR family transcriptional regulator — protein sequence MERVHFRGNTPKINVVKHTFLDICNEIIGRWRNYGARVSALSMEEFEEIYALRSGIEGLAARLIAKKVESEHLPALRQELNALEKLTQNADLFLYLRREWQFRVHCYQLTQRQRLLKQVLLLREHSERYIYLTYHEETRVAESFDFHCRLLDAFEKQAGLQAENILQEALRWTLTNAGPLVESMLVTLK from the coding sequence GTGGAACGTGTTCACTTTAGAGGCAATACTCCCAAAATCAACGTCGTCAAACATACCTTTCTCGATATTTGCAACGAGATTATAGGGCGTTGGCGCAACTATGGCGCCAGAGTCAGTGCGCTGTCGATGGAGGAATTTGAAGAAATTTATGCGCTGCGATCGGGCATCGAGGGACTTGCCGCACGACTGATCGCGAAGAAAGTTGAATCAGAACACCTCCCTGCCCTACGCCAGGAACTCAACGCTTTAGAGAAACTGACTCAAAACGCTGACCTGTTTCTTTATTTGCGGCGTGAATGGCAGTTCCGAGTCCACTGCTACCAGCTCACCCAGCGTCAGCGGCTCCTGAAGCAGGTGCTGCTGCTGCGTGAACATTCCGAACGCTACATCTACCTGACTTACCACGAAGAAACACGGGTGGCTGAGTCCTTTGATTTCCACTGTCGGCTACTGGATGCCTTTGAAAAACAAGCGGGATTGCAGGCAGAAAACATCCTTCAAGAAGCGCTGCGCTGGACGCTCACAAACGCAGGCCCCCTGGTTGAATCAATGCTGGTCACCTTGAAATAG